Within Dreissena polymorpha isolate Duluth1 chromosome 13, UMN_Dpol_1.0, whole genome shotgun sequence, the genomic segment GACATAATTAATGGTGTAAAATTAATATGATTGTGACATTGTCATGTACATGTAGCTTACCTGTGAAAATGTCATGTACATGTAGCTTACCTATTTGTTATTGCCATCACAGTTCAGCAGTTAGGGTCAGAGATGGTAGGTCTGGGCCAGCATAGCCCTCTTGTCGTTTGGTTGTGATTTATTCTGTCAATACATGTACAGATGCTTTGAATGAGCAAGGAATTTTTATGATGTCCTCTATTATCGGTTTGTTAAAAATTCTATAATTGttcattgttttatatattatatataatagatCTGCAGAtagttgtttgttttgttcatattaatgtataAACATACTCCAAGTGTGAATATTTTGAAACACTCTATCATGAATAAGAAACTTTGATAgtagataaaaaaacaacagccgTATTCTGGGAAAACccgacttaatgtatgtgccttaATTGCCATTGTCATAGCGgagagggtagctcctgaccagactatgCGAATTATATATACGAATTGAGACAAAGTTTGAGAATGTTGTTGCTTTAATAAACTTCCATATAGGATCTTATGCAGAAAGAAACTAGATCTTAGTAGTTACTGTGCATAACTTAGTTTGAACTTGTTAGTACCCTCAttattgtttaaacctatttattttagctggattgcatcGAAAGACTAAGGCTTATTTTCAacactcttgagtccgtttcctgggactagaactagtacttggtgtcgaTGGAGAAGCTCtacagaacgctcccacagtggggatggaACCCGTGACCCCTGATTACCAGACCacgtcaatatacgctccgtggccagacggacaacatatccactacaccaaggCGACCTAATTTTATTGAGACCATATTAAAACTCTTTCTAGTTCCTCACTGATGATACTGGTAGGTTTATGTGTTAAGATgataaaaaactaaatataatcATCAGGGCACAAAGCTCCAAAGGAACGCCTTAACTTAAGTCAGGCTGAAGTTACAATCGTACAGaatcatgtatacatgtatatgaaatctTGTTTAACTACAGATGTATGTGCAGTTTTCACTCTCTGTTAAATAAAGCTATTGAAAACGAATAACACTTAAAATTCTATAAAATTAACCAGCATCATACTGAAGTAATTAAAGGGATTTCCTACAGTTTTGGGTTGAAATGATACATTGGTGCAGATTTAGACATTCAGATTTCCGTCTTTTTAATATATTCTCGTTTTGCTCTCTCTTCTTTTATCACGAATATATGTGTTGTTGCTAGGGGTACATTTCTTTTTGTATGGGCGTTGTCATACATGGTTTACTTTCACTTCCGAATAATAATACAAGCACATAAATTTGACTTAAAAACGTTTCTACATTTATCAGTTCTGGCGTATATAAGCGTTTAAACAATATTCGAATGATGAACAAAGTGAGTGTATGGACATTGTTACTTCCAACCAATTTAGATCTACATTTTTGTATATACAgaagctgttgttgtttttttatttggtaaatattCAGAGTGGAAGCGTCTGTTGCGCATGTTGGCGCAAAATGAGAATAGTATTACAGATAACCCATCTTACGACATGCCTAAGCACACAGGCTAGGCGAGTAGCGAGACATGTGGGCAAATTGGTGATAGCCAATCAAACCTAGGTAGTCGGAACGTCTTTGTTTTAATCGTGTTTACTTCCGTTGATGACGTCATAGATATATATTCGGGAGCGGGACGAAATAAATCGATTATATGATATTTCTTACAAGCGCAtggtataaacatatttaatcgATTAAATTAATATACCGGAGAACGTAAACACCAAACATTTCTATTATGGGTCCACATGTCACCGATGGATAAGATTTCTAATCCGCACCACAGCTGTCGCAAAGCAGTCATGTGCCTGGACAATGATCAATATTCCGCTATTACAAATTACTTGATATTTGCATGGACATATACCATGTTTctgttattttgtttgaaataaatttggATTTTGTTAACTGATTGTCTGCAAGGTTGTTTGAATTTATAATCTTGTGGTAAAACGGATGAAAACATAACGAGGTAATACACGAACACGATCTTAAGTGAGCATTCAGTAGTAATCAAGTTGTTTGCAATCCAGAAACAAAACAAACCATGAGGTTTATTTCAGCAGTCTTCGTCATTTTACTGACTTCCGGTATGTTGTGCGCGGCAGACGACAAGAAAACTGACGACAAGACGTTCGCCTCCATGTTTAGGAACTTTCTCACCAGCCTTTTCGGTTCTTCCAAAGACGACGCCATTGTCGATGCCATTGGAAACGCGACCCGAAACAATACGAAAGAGGACGTGATCGCAGACCTGATGGAACAGATGTCGAAGGAGTTACCGCCCTCAACCACCACGCCTAGTATCCCTAAACCTACAACTATCACTGTAACGCCTCCACCAAGCAAAGAGGCCGTGTCTTCATCGATTGGAATGCCTAATCGGGTGACGTCAACGTCACGACCCACGCTAACGTCAACGTCACGATCCGGTCTGACTTCAACGTCAAGTACTTCAACGACTTCAACTCCTGGGTCAATATTCGACAATTCGTTACTTGGACAGGATCGGTGCTATACTGAAGCAGTTTTGCAGGTCAGTGTCGTTATTTCCAgatgatttaattatttaagtagTAATGCAGAATTGGACGAAGGTTTCACATGCAGGTTTTCTAGCATATTTCATTtatgaacaaataaaaataaaattattttgcgTTTATAGAACTTCTGCGCAGTGCCAGTTGACATGGAAGATGTCTCGTTCTGGGACCTGTACTCGGTCTTGTTCTCTGATACCGTCATAGACGCTCTCATCATCGGCTGCACGCGAGGGTCGTGGTGTCTCAAGGTATTGTGAGGGGGTATAGTGAGAGGGTATAGTGAGGGGTATAGTGAGGGGGAATTGTAAGTGGGTACAGTGAGGAGTTATAGTGAGGGAGTACAGTCAGAAGGTTTAAGCATGGGGTGCAGTGAGAAGGTATGATAATGGGGTATAGTGAGGGAATGTAGTGAGGCGGTATAGTAAGGAGTCATAGTGAGGGGGTCTTTGAGGAGTAATAGAGGGGGTATAGTGAAGGTGTATATTGATAATGTACAAGTATGTGGTACAATTAGAAGGTATTGTGAGGGGTATAATTAGGGGGTAGAGCTAGGGGTATAGTGAGTGAAAATAGTGAGGGTATAGAGAGGGGGTGTAGTAAGTAAGTGGGTATAGTGAGAGGGAATAGAGAGGGGGATACAGTGAGGAGGTATGGTTCGAAGGTACAAGTATGAGGCACAGTTAGGAGGTATAGTGAGGGgtataatggggggggggggggggtattgtaAAGGGGTATTATGAGAAGGTATAGAGAGGGGGTATAGTGAGGGGGTATAGTTAGAAGGTACAAGTATGGGGTACAGTGATGAGGTACAGTGAGGGTTTATAGTGAGGGGGTAGAGTGAGAGGGTATAGTGGGGGAAGTACGGTGAGGGGTGATAGTGAGAAGGTACAAGTTTGATGTACAGTTAGGAGGTATAGTGATGGGCTATATTGGGAATGGGTCGTGATGATGTATAGTTATGGGGTATAGTGATGAGGTGTAGTGAGGAGGTATAGTGAGGGGGTATTTTGGAAAAACATAATGAGTAGAAATAAACATTGTGTGTAATGAGGAGGTATTGCAGTGGTGTATAGTGAGGAGGTATAGTTATGGTGTATAGTGAGGAAGTTAAGTAAGGGGGTATAGTGTGGAGGTATTGTGGTGTATAGTGGGATATATAGTGAGGAAGTATTATCTTTATGTATAGTGAGGATGCATCGTGAGCTGTATTGAGAGTGGTTATAGTGAGGAGGTATATTTTTGCATCATGAGAAAGTAAACGTAAGAGTTACTGTTATAAGGTACAGTAACGAGGTAAAGTAAGTTGGTTTAATGAGGGGTTGTGGTAAAGAGGTATAGTGAAAAGCTATAATGAAGAAGTATATGTAGAAAGTATAGTGATGATAAAAAGAGAGGTTAAAGTGGGGAGGTATAGTGTAACGGTATAGTAAATGGTTATAGCGAGGAGGtattataaaaagataatttAGGCTTTATAAAGTTTATAGTAAGTGGTTATAGTGGGGAACGATACTTAACCCACATGCGTCGAGCACGGTTTTCCAAGACACCGGCTGATTATTATTACAAAAAGGTTACCTGGATCACGCTTATATTTGCAGGATCGGTTTGACTACTGGGAGGCGTTGATCGTGGAGCGGGTCGACATGGTGATGAAGTCAGAGATCGCCCGCTCCATGTGCCTGCCCGAGCTGCGCCCATGCATCTCCGCCGTGCTCAAGAGTTTCGAGAACTGCTCCATGTTTCAGGTAATGTAATAATGAACATATCGATGTTCCACCGTGCTCAAGAGTTTCGAGAACTGCATGCTTTCTgtttcatgtaatttaatatcacatatcgttactataaataataacaaaatgacgtcgcgagcgggtcgttattcgtatctagcgggccaatataaattattattaaataaataaattaaataaatcggccgggccgatttttcatatcagaaaagaatgggatcgcgcggGTTTTACTAAACACAATATTAATGGCGTCCACATTCTGTcttagccaacggtgatcaataaaattaagccacaactcaacgaaagaagcgaacataattataatgacacGTAACACAaaatttgtataatataaatatcgattgaaactgaaactcatcAAATCGATGCCtctatttttgctttaacaagattcgtcaaacagcaaaatttatagtaAAATACAGTACACACTTACCCACagtgggtatgcggatactttgataacagatggcacttcgataccacataacaacaaaagccacgcgcgagaggtaagttaatcagtttttttaaagttatatcataaagattagtttttaagacaaggcgcatggtcgagtttataaatggtgtatccttttctattgcaaagaaaaacatcacagaagaatggtagatttttcctccaaaaatggaaaattcgatcggaaaacagcataaactggattaacagtaaacatttcaacaaaataaaactacttggaaatattgcaagaaattgtttgatagtccagcatgtagagtaatcactgtgcttcaaattctgaaattctgatagtattcaatgaaatataaacgaagatagagcatgttttaataggtggtattcatgaagttgcggatactttgattcccgatatagggcacttcggataacagagactttcaacaaattgggcactttgataaccgagttttatcttctacctgaaatgcatttatgtatattatggttattattaccaaacattttgaagtacgaatcaatttgcattgtcaagcccgacacatttgGAATCTATGCAAaccgtaattacatacacatgtaaaatataatcaatggcgttgttcgttttcaaaaatgttattactattaatttatataattaaaattataagtgcaaattttaaataagattcaaatgcttatttctgaagtaatatatttcaagtggcgaccgaaaataattgtctaaataataaacttgtttttaagtggtaaattgagataaagagaattgaaaatacaacggatcatgtggatcaacacgactgatttcgattgaacttatagcaggactctagataaggggagcaatgGGTCTTAAAGCgaccaatacacctcataaaatcctttgtcattggtgctcgtGAGAATCGCATTATGAAGATGATACTTATGAGTAGCCAcacaatttaaaagagattggaaaactccctttatattgagctttacacttccctttcccttttattatcatattccaaagggataagaacatgttttggtaattcgtttttaatttacgtcagtacatacatttgtatttattgcttgcttactatagcagtatcccacagcgaattctgcatttctgattcactaaatagagtgtgttatatctggtaaaaagtgtcgagttatttGGAATCGAAGTGCTATTGTCTTTGatatgatcggtaaaagaagtgtggCATCCGacacttaaaacatttgaatttcctcaaatacgcttttcaactaaaatttaacatgttgtaacattaatggacatattgatcttttatttcgattagatTTAGTTGGCACGtccttgatttatttccaagtagatctatttttattttattgaaatacgtactgatcatcgaattcatgacgattagcgaggaaattttatctctttttttataatccactgtttttttttcacgattttcttgctccgcaatatgAAGTACGATACAATTAATCGCttaaacaatgttacgtgtctgaaaaccaaataaacagaacatacatgcaaaaaagctgaagaactcaactctcgctcgtggcttttgttgttatctgctatcgaagtgccatctgttatcaaagtatccgcatatcCGGCGTGTTACTTAGATGGCAACTTAAATCcggtttttataattataaaataacaaagatttgttaTTCCATTGTCTGTTATTCCGTccgtttatttattttgattttaaatcacactttttgaACGATTGTATCGAATGCAAAACACTGTCAccataaacacgatttacgaaatcgaatgtcgaagcgattacaataattttaGTTCTCCAAATTatcatgacaaacacaaaatccgaaatacgCTTTGGAATCGTTcgataattataaaatatttaactgtttaatACAAACCCTCCTCGTCCGAATTTTTGTCCTAAAATGCAGAGTCTAGCTAGTCTCGTcattgaaattacgtcacatgagatacgtcataaatcgcgtaatcaattgaatgaaaataaaagtacgaaaAGCTGGTTCAgtataaattttagtgaaggaccaaaatattacgatatgtgatataaacgataacacacgacagagctgggccggacgtctataatcggcccgctgccgacataatggcccgagggccattatgcggctagggacgattttagacgtccggcccagctctgccgtgtgtaaTTGTCTAAATAATGAGCATATCGATGCCCTACCGTGCTCAAGAGTTTGGAGAACTGCTTCTTGTTTCAGGTAAGTAAATAAATCAGATATCGATGTTCCATCAGGCTCAGGAGCTTCGAGAACTGCTCCATGTTTCAGGTATGTAAATAATTAACATATCGATGTTCACCGTTCTCAAGAGCTTCGAGAACTGCTCCGTGTTTCAGGTACGTTAATAATGAAGATATCGATTTTCCAATGTGCTCGAAAGTTTCGAGAACTGCTCCATTCTTCAGGTACTTAAATAACGAACATATCGATATTCCACCGTGCTCAAGAATTTCGAAAACTGCTCGATTTTCCAGGTTTGTAAATAATGATCATATCGATGTTGCACCGTGCATATGAGCTCCGAGAGCTGCTCAATGTTTCAAGTACTTTAATAAGCCTCATTTGTGGAAACCTTggctgtatgcatgtgcgtaaagtgtcgtcccaaattagctttTACAGgccgcacatgcttatctggagaCTTTTCGCtcgtttttcgtttaaaggaagtctcttaaaaacgaaattccagtttaggcggagagtgtcgcccctgattagcttatgcggaCCGCACAGTCTAATATTGGACgatagtttacgcacatgcatttatcccatGTATTTTAGAACGAGGCTTTAATGATGAACCTACCGACGTTTGTCTCGAATTCTTCTTGGTGAGGTCGCAGTTCCGCTACATGCCCCTGTGGAGGCATTTGGTAAATTACAAGAAGACGCGTTTTTAAGCGAATTATGTTTTCTGAATGCATAAGTAGATGTATGCGGGGATTTGTGTTTATCCTTTAAAGGCCAGACGGTATATTTACCTTTCAGAACAGCCCTATTCTACTCATTTGCCGAATAAATACGATTGGACAGAAAACTCTATAACGattttttgttacagtttttttcATACGTACCACAATTTTTATTTCAGCTGATACACAACGTTTATAATCGTTCCAACTAGGTCTTTTAATGTATTTTAGTCTTAAagatttatatttcttttttgttttcagCAAATGCAGTACACGGGCTATGCGTTAAATTTGATTTGCGGTCTGAGAA encodes:
- the LOC127854842 gene encoding uncharacterized protein LOC127854842; the protein is MRFISAVFVILLTSGMLCAADDKKTDDKTFASMFRNFLTSLFGSSKDDAIVDAIGNATRNNTKEDVIADLMEQMSKELPPSTTTPSIPKPTTITVTPPPSKEAVSSSIGMPNRVTSTSRPTLTSTSRSGLTSTSSTSTTSTPGSIFDNSLLGQDRCYTEAVLQNFCAVPVDMEDVSFWDLYSVLFSDTVIDALIIGCTRGSWCLKDRFDYWEALIVERVDMVMKSEIARSMCLPELRPCISAVLKSFENCSMFQQMQYTGYALNLICGLRNNAELTSECFKHVLTGLHVSLADVMRKKTDIPVETTDKCQTPEAHMTRGLICVTNSCPGESAVFHSFAPWSWFTATVDDLIHTCDLDPAKCLALLTRTPGMLYENEVGTLVLITVATMVTAVVLALTVCTCYKRHRRHVVLKDGYQQLLNEGDES